One Leucobacter muris DNA segment encodes these proteins:
- a CDS encoding AzlC family ABC transporter permease, translating into MTSAARTPAPPSRRAGIALGVRDSLGVGIGIFPLGVALGMLVVQAGLPWWLAPALSVGIFAGSVELLMVSMLASATPLLTIAATVFALNFRHVFYALSFPLSRVRRGWPRAYSVYALIDEAYATYVLMPPERLTSARIVTGQLAMQAYWVVGGLVGVAIASSLPEPIEGFEFALYALFIVMTLDAARSRREVPSIVLAGLAVTVAILLAPDSALLAGLLIFTTLLVVRHLLTRRAAPGAVSPVGDTGAGGGSATCASGSGEPGSTVEGDAGSASADAQGGRDA; encoded by the coding sequence ATCGCGCTGGGCGTGCGCGACTCCCTGGGTGTGGGGATCGGGATCTTCCCGCTCGGCGTCGCCCTCGGCATGCTGGTCGTGCAGGCCGGGCTGCCGTGGTGGCTCGCGCCCGCGCTCTCGGTGGGGATCTTCGCGGGGTCGGTGGAGCTGCTGATGGTGAGCATGCTGGCCTCGGCCACCCCGCTGCTCACCATCGCGGCCACCGTGTTCGCCCTGAACTTCAGGCACGTCTTCTACGCGCTCTCGTTTCCGCTGTCGCGGGTGCGGAGGGGGTGGCCGCGCGCCTACTCCGTGTACGCCCTCATCGACGAGGCCTATGCGACCTACGTGCTGATGCCCCCGGAGCGGCTCACCTCCGCCCGCATCGTGACGGGACAGCTCGCGATGCAGGCGTACTGGGTGGTCGGAGGCCTGGTGGGCGTCGCGATCGCCTCGTCGCTGCCCGAGCCGATCGAGGGCTTCGAGTTCGCCCTCTACGCGCTGTTCATCGTGATGACCCTCGACGCGGCGCGCAGCCGACGCGAGGTCCCCTCGATCGTGCTCGCGGGCCTCGCGGTGACGGTCGCGATCCTCCTCGCCCCCGATTCGGCCCTGCTCGCGGGCCTCCTGATCTTCACCACACTGCTGGTCGTGCGGCACCTCCTGACGCGCAGAGCCGCGCCGGGCGCGGTCTCGCCGGTCGGCGATACGGGAGCCGGCGGCGGTTCCGCGACCTGCGCCTCGGGATCGGGCGAGCCCGGCAGCACTGTCGAGGGCGACGCCGGTTCGGCTTCCGCCGACGCGCAGGGAGGCCGCGATGCCTGA